Genomic segment of Desulfovibrio sp. Fe33:
TTGCGCGTCGGCGGTTCGCATGACGCGCGGCTTGAGTTGGCGGCGCCGAAGACCTTTTTTGCCCCGGAAGGACGCGGCGAGCCCCGATACGCCTGCTTTTTCCCCGCTTCCGTGTCCGTTGGGGAGCGTGTCGTCAACGGGGTTGTCGATGATATTTCAGATAGTTGCGCCCGCATACGTTTCCCGGTCGCCGGGCAGGACGACTTCCCTATCGAGACAGGGGGCGGGGTGCGGTTGACGATTCGCCCCTACGGAGTGAAGAGGTCGGCCGTGTCGGTAGGATGTTCCGTGCTCAAGGTTTTCATGAAGGATCATGAACGGTATGCCGTCCTGCGCTTCGAAAACGATGAACCGGACATCCGCGCTCGGATATCCGGTTTCATCAAGGCCCGGGTCTGCTGTCGCATCCCGGGAGATTAGCTTGTCCGGCTAGTCCAGTTCGAGCTTCTTGGCGTAGGTGGCGGCTTCTATTCCCGCCACGCATCCTTCGCCGACCGCCTTGGCCATTTGCAGGGGCGGACCGCAGATGTCGCCCGCGGCGTAGATGCCGGGCACGTTGGTGCGCTGCTTTTTGTCGGCTTCGATGTATTTCATGTTCTCGTCCAGCTGCACGCCGAGCATGGCGGTCAGCTCCAGCACTCCCTTGGCCCCGAGTTCGATGAACACCCCGGTGACCGGCTGGGTGGAATCGTCGTCCAGAAGCACGGACTCAACGGCGTTCTCCCCGAGGATTTCCTTGATGCTCACGCCTTCGTGGACCTTCACGCCCGTGGCGGTCAGCTGTTGGCGTAATCCTTCGTTCACATCGAGTTCGGCGCAGTAGAGGTGTACTTCGCTGGCGAAGTTGGTCAGGGCCACGGCCCCGCCGGCGGCGGCGCTGCGGCAGCCCGCCACGGCCACCACCTCGTTGCGGTAGAAGCCCGCGTCGCAGTCGACGCAGTAGCTCACACCCTTGCCGAGCAGCTCCTTCTCGCCGGGTACGCCCAGCTTGTTGCGGTTGGAGCCGGTGGCGAGGATTACGGTCTTGGTTTTGACAATGTCCCCGGATTCCAGCTTGAGGGAGAAAGTCTTGCCTTCCTGTTCGATGGCGAGCACGTCCTCGTTCCGGAATTCAGTGCCGAAATTCTCTGCCTGGGCGCGGCCTTTCTTCAGGATTTCCTCGCCCGTGATCTCGATTTGGCAGCAGTAGTTTTCGACATGCGCCCAGTAGAGGCTGGAGTTGTCGATGCGGCCGAGCATCAGGGTTTTAACCTTCTTGCGCGATGCGTGGATGGCGGCCTGAAGGCCGCCGGGGCCGGAGCCGAGTATGGCGACGTCGTAGAGTGTGTCGGACATGGGGTTCTCCTGTGTTCGGATACAATGCGTTATCGAAAAGGATAAGCATTCGCGACAGGATGTAAAGCGCGCATCGGGAGAAAGGGAATGTCCGCCCCCGGGGCGGGAGGCGTTCAGTGTCGGGCTGAGGTCGCGGCTTGCAGGTGGGTGAGCACCTTTTCCTTTAAATCGGTGATCTCGTCGTTTTTCGGGAGCATCCCGAAGGTGCGCTCCACCAGTCCACGGTCGAGCAGCAGGCGCGCCGATGTGCCGTAGGCCAGGGAGAAGAGCCAGCCTGCCATGAGAATCAGGAAATCCTTGTCGTAGCGGAGCATGGAGTAGTCGCAGGAGCCGCCTGACATGACCGCGTCCAGAACGGCCCGGGAATAGCGGGTGGGATGCTTTTCAAGCTGGAGGATGACAACCCGGTCTGGGGTGCCCGGCTGGCTCAGGTGGTCCAGGATCACGCCGAAGATATCGACCTTGTCCGCGTCTCGGGCGACGTTGACCATGGAGGACAGGGGACCTTTCAGGCCGGGATTGACCGTCTTGGCATTGTGCAGGCCCACGGCGGCCCGGATGAGCCTCCATTCATGCTCCGTGAATCCGTCGGGAAGGTCGAGGCTGCGCAGGGTGAGCACGCCCATGCGCCCGTGGTTGATCGATTCGGCGTCCTTGAAGGTTCCGTATCGGGCGAACTGGGGAAACCTTCCGATGTCATGGTACAGGGCGGCCATGGTTGCGAGTTGGGCAGTGCGGCCGTTTATCCCCTCGCCTTCGATGATGGCCAGTCCGTTGTCCAGCACCCGCATGGAATGGTCGAGCTTCAGGCGGATGTGGTAGTCGTTGCGATTCTCGCCCACGAGGTGGCCTTCGGCGAATTCTCGGACCATGAGGATGTGGTCGGACAGGGACATGGTCAATCCTTGAGGCCTTTCATTCTGACCTTGTATTCCATTTCGGAAATCTCGCCTTTCGCGAGCATCTCGTCGAGTTCAGCCCGTTCACGTTCGGTTTCGAGCCGGGCTTCCTCCTCCAGTTCCTTGTCCCGAAGCGGACCGCCGGGGCCGAAGAGCAGGCGAAGGAAAAGCAGGACCACGCCGATAATCGCGGCGACAAAGAGCATCCGGGCTATTGCGGGCAGGATGTGCTCCCCGTATCCGGAGTTGAATGGCCAGGCGCGCCACTGGGGGCTGTCCAGAAAATCGAAGAAACCGCCGAGAAAGGCGGGGATGTGTGAAAGGTCCATGCGTTTGTTCCTCCGGGCGGCGTGATTCGTCGTGGCCTGTACCTACGTTGCAATCGCTTTCAGGGCAAGTCCCGGTCGCTGGATGAACCTTCGCGGAGGTTTATAATCAGGCGAGGCGTAGGTCCCTGCCCGTTGAATTCCTTGTCAGTTTGGTGTATCTTCCTGCCGTTGAAGAAGGAGGGTAGTGATGCGAATTCTCATTGTGGAAGACGAATTTACCAGCCGCAAGCTGTTGACCGCGCTTCTGTCCGATTTCGGCGAGTGCGATACCGCCTCCGACGGCGTCGAATGTGTCGACGCCTTTCGCCGGGCCCTGGAGGAAGGACGTCCCTATGACCTGGTCTGCATGGACATCATGATGCCCAACAAGGATGGCCACCAGGCTCTCAAGGATATCAGGGCCTTGGAGCAGCAGACGGGCGTTTCCGCCGTCGACGAGGCC
This window contains:
- a CDS encoding SHOCT domain-containing protein; amino-acid sequence: MDLSHIPAFLGGFFDFLDSPQWRAWPFNSGYGEHILPAIARMLFVAAIIGVVLLFLRLLFGPGGPLRDKELEEEARLETERERAELDEMLAKGEISEMEYKVRMKGLKD
- a CDS encoding PilZ domain-containing protein, giving the protein MDIGIGDSILLEVSTFEDRFIALVSGVGRDGRLVVRAEVPSGVLDRIEADAFAEVLYAYDGRLLCFGTRILRVGGSHDARLELAAPKTFFAPEGRGEPRYACFFPASVSVGERVVNGVVDDISDSCARIRFPVAGQDDFPIETGGGVRLTIRPYGVKRSAVSVGCSVLKVFMKDHERYAVLRFENDEPDIRARISGFIKARVCCRIPGD
- a CDS encoding HD domain-containing protein, with the translated sequence MSLSDHILMVREFAEGHLVGENRNDYHIRLKLDHSMRVLDNGLAIIEGEGINGRTAQLATMAALYHDIGRFPQFARYGTFKDAESINHGRMGVLTLRSLDLPDGFTEHEWRLIRAAVGLHNAKTVNPGLKGPLSSMVNVARDADKVDIFGVILDHLSQPGTPDRVVILQLEKHPTRYSRAVLDAVMSGGSCDYSMLRYDKDFLILMAGWLFSLAYGTSARLLLDRGLVERTFGMLPKNDEITDLKEKVLTHLQAATSARH
- a CDS encoding response regulator, whose translation is MRILIVEDEFTSRKLLTALLSDFGECDTASDGVECVDAFRRALEEGRPYDLVCMDIMMPNKDGHQALKDIRALEQQTGVSAVDEAKVIMITALNDPKTVVRAYYKGGAAAYLPKPIEVESLYAILRNLAFID
- a CDS encoding NAD(P)/FAD-dependent oxidoreductase — encoded protein: MSDTLYDVAILGSGPGGLQAAIHASRKKVKTLMLGRIDNSSLYWAHVENYCCQIEITGEEILKKGRAQAENFGTEFRNEDVLAIEQEGKTFSLKLESGDIVKTKTVILATGSNRNKLGVPGEKELLGKGVSYCVDCDAGFYRNEVVAVAGCRSAAAGGAVALTNFASEVHLYCAELDVNEGLRQQLTATGVKVHEGVSIKEILGENAVESVLLDDDSTQPVTGVFIELGAKGVLELTAMLGVQLDENMKYIEADKKQRTNVPGIYAAGDICGPPLQMAKAVGEGCVAGIEAATYAKKLELD